In Rhodococcus qingshengii JCM 15477, the sequence TCTCGACACCCTCAGCTTTACGCCGCCTGTCGTTCCCTGAGTTTTCTGATCGGCGTCATTTGCTCGTCCCAAGTGAACCACTGAACACCTAAAGGAGAACGTCATGCTTGAAGGATCTGTCATGGACGCTGCCGGCTCAGTCGGTGCGATCATCGGTCAGGGGTTGGGCAGCGTCAGTGGCCTGGCCGTCAAGGGTCTCGAGGCCCTCGCTGCGCTCAGCGGTGGAGAGTTGAAGGCCGCCAAGTAGATTGTTGATTTCGGGGCCTGCTCGTGTTGGCGCGTAGGCCCCGAAATACCTTTTGTCGGCGCGTAATTCTCGCCATGTCAGGTGCCGGAATCCTCAACCTAACGGCATGAGCATCCAGGCGGCGAGATATACCAAAGCCGCGGTTCCGCCCGTGCAAATAGCGGCGATAACGGCGAGTAGACGGACAAGATTGACGTCGGCGCCGAAGTAATCTGCAATTCCGCCGCACACTCCGGCGAACATTTTCTTGTCGTTGGAACGGGTGAAGGGGCGAGGTGTGTTGCTTTCGAATGTCATGCTTCAATTCTGAAGCGAGATCGCATCAGGCACCATCGGGGACGACCCCCATCTGCACCCTGATCTTTTGAGCCCGTCGTGTCATACCCCGGTAGTTCATCCCAGCTTCACCGAACGGTTGCTGCGGGAGACTACCTTGTCGGCGGTGACCGATTTAGCAGAACGCCGACCGTTCCTCAGCGCCTTCGCGGATCTCTCGACCGCCGTCGATCTGGCCGACACCGCCGCCTTCACCGTCGACGACAATGACGACGACGATCCGGTGCTGCTGACGTCGCCGGACGGTTTCGAGGTCGACACCTGGCGGGAGGGCTACCCGTACGACGCACGGATGCCTCGGGACGAGTACGAAATGTCCAAGCGTCTGCTGCAGATCGAACTCCTCAAGCTGCAGAACTGGTCGAAGGAAACCGGCGCACGGCACGCCATCGTGTTCGAAGGACGCGACGCTGCCGGCAAGGGCGGAACGATCAAACGATTCATGGAGCACCTCAATCCTCGCGGCGCACGGGTCGTCGCATTGGAGAAGCCGTCGGCCCGCGAGTCGACGCAGTGGTACTTCCAGCGCTACGTGCAGCACCTTCCGGCTGCCGGGGAACTGGTGATGTTCGATCGGTCTTGGTACAACCGGGCCGGGGTCGAGCGGGTCATGGGTTTCTGCACCGACGAGGAGCATGAGCGATTTCTGCGCCAGGTGCCGTTGTTCGAGCAGATGCTCGTCGACGACGGCATCAGCTTGATCAAGTTCTGGTTCTCGGTTTCCCCGCTGGAGCAGCGCACGCGGTTCGCGATCAGACAGGTCGATCCCGTGCGGCAGTGGAAGCTTTCGCCGATGGACATCGCTTCTCTGGACAAGTGGGATGCGTACACGGCGGCGAAGGAAGAGATGATCCGGTTCACCGATACCGACACCGCTCCGTGGACCGTCATCAAGAGCAATGACAAGAAACGCGCACGGATAAACGCGATGCGTCACGTGCTCAGTCAGTTCGATTACGACAACAAGGATTACGAGATCGTGGGTACTCCGGATCCGCTGATCGTGGGAAGCCTCGAATAGTCGGCGCGTGGGCTCTGCCCATCCGCGGCGTGGGTGGTTAGTGTGAGTTGAATGGAGACCGTACCGATCCAACTCCCCGACGGCACCGTGACCCCGATCCGTCTGTTTCCCGGACCGAACGACGACGCACCCGTGGTGGTGATGTTGCCCGGGCTCGGAGTTCCCGCCGGGTTCTACGATCCGGTGGCGCAGGCCCTGGTCGAAGCCGGCTTCAATGCGGCCATCGGTGAACTGCGTGGCCAAGGTGACAGCAAACCGCGCCCGAGCGCGTCGAGTGTTTTCGGATATCAGGAACTGGTCTCGATCGATTGTCCGGCGACGTTCGAGGTGGTGCGTGAGCGGTTTCCGGCCAGCACACCATTTCTGATGGGGCACAGCATGGGCGGCCAGATCGGGGTCATGTACGCGTCGAGGATTCGGGGCCGGCTCGGCGGACTGATCCTGGTTGCCTCCGGATCGCCGTATCACCGCGGATTCCCCGGAATCCGTGCGCCCGGACTCTATCTGGGTTCGTCCGCGATGTCGGTGACAGCCAACATCGCCGGCTTCTGGCCTGGAGACCGGGTCAACGTCGGCGGCTTCGGTCGACAGTCGAAAGTACTGATCACCGATTGGGCCCGGTTCGCCAGGACCGGTCGCATGGAACCCGTCGGTGCGGATATCGACTACGAGGAGCGGATCGCTCGCCTGACCTTGCCGGTTCTGTCGATCACGATCGAAGGGGACGATCTCGCTCCACGCCGGTCGGCAAAGAACCTGGTGGACAAGCTCTCCGGGGCCCAAGTGACGATGACGCACATCGACGAACCACTCGGTCACAACGGTTGGATACGCAATCCCACCGCTGTGAGCGAGCGCGTCGTCGCGTGGTTGCGCGACCGCTGAAAGATCAGGCGAGTTTCTGCCAGAGGAACTCGTAGGTCAGCGCAGTCTTGAAGGCCAGCTGAGCATTGTCCGCGGCGCCGCCGTGGCCACCCTCGATGTTCTCGAAATACAGCACCGGCTTGCCCAGCTCTTCCAGCCGTGCGGCCATCTTGCGGGCATGCGCGGGGTGGACGCGGTCGTCGCGGGTGGACGTCGCGATCAGGATCGGTGGGTACGACGCGGCGGCGTCGATGTTCTGATACGGCGAGTACTCCGAGATGAATGCCCACTCCTCCGGGACATCGGGGTCACCGTATTCGGCCATCCACGAAGCGCCGGCCAGCAGGAGATGGAATCGGCGCATGTCCAGCAGCGGGACCTGACAGACGATGGCGCCGAAGAGCTCGGGGTACTTGGTCAGCATGATGCCCATCAGCAGGCCGCCGTTGCTACCGCCCTGAGCTGCCAGAAGATCCGGGGTCGTGATTCCGCGATCGACGAGGTCTCTCGCGACGGCAGCGAAGTCTTCGTGCACCTTGTGGCGCCCGGCCTTGAGAACCTGTGTGTGCCAACCGGGTCCGTACTCGCCGCCACCACGAATGTTCGCAACCACATAGGTTCCGCCCTGCGTCAGCCAGGCACGGCCCAGAGAACCGCTGTACGACGGTGTCAGCGAGATCTCGAATCCGCCGTACCCGTAGAGCAGGGTAGGGCCGGGCTCGCTACGCGGACTGCGCACCACGAAGTACGGAACTTGGGTGCCGTCGGCAGAGGTGGCGAAGAACTGCTCCGTGGTGATGCCCTCGGCGTCGAAGAACGCGGGAGCCTGCTTGAGGGCAGTGGGTTCGGTTTCGCCGATCACGCCGTGCAAAAGAGTTGCAGGGGAGGTGTATCCACTCGAATTGACGAAGTACTCGTTGCTGACATCAGGGTCGGTGTCGAGAATTTCGATACTGGTCAGTTCTGGAAGCCCTTCGAAAGGTCGATCCTCCCAGCCGTTTTCGCCCGGCGTCAGGATTCGCAGCGTCGTGCGCACGTCGGTCAGGACCACCAGAATCAGATGATCGCGTGTCCAGGTGTAGTGCTCGAGCGAGGAATGTGCGTCGGGTTCGAAGATCGATGTCAGTGCTCGTGAGCCGGCAAGGAAATCGTCGTAACGGATGGCAAGCAGTGCGCCGGTCGGATATTCGGTGTCCTCGACGGCCCACACGGACTTGGTGCGGATCAACAACCACTCGTGGTGAATCGAGATCCCGGCGTCCTCGGGGACGTCCACGAGCACCAGTTCACCGTCGGGGCGAACTTCGAAATGCTGAGAGTTGTAGAAATCGACCGAGCGAGTGACGAAGTCCCGTTCGAACCCGGGCGTCGGATCGTGCGAAGCCGAGATGGCCACGTCCGTGGCCTGGCCCTCGTAGACGGTCTCGGCGCTGGAGAGGGGAGTGCCGCGCTTCCACCGCTGGGCCAGACGGGGATATCCGGAATCGGTGAGCGACCCCGGTCCGATATCCGTTCCGACGTAGACGGTATCGATGTCGATCCAGTCGATGTCGGTCTTGGCCTCGGGAAGGTAGAAGCCGGGATTCTCGCCCTCGGGAGCGAGGAACTCGCGCTTGTCGATGTCGAACTCGCGAACGACCGCCGCGTCTGCCCCACCGCGGGAGAGGCTGATCAATGCACGGTTGCGGTGTGGCCGTAGAAGTTGCGTGCCCTTCCAGACCCAGTTCTCGCCCTCGGCCTCGGCCAGGGCGTCGAGGTCGACCAGGACGTCCCATTCCGGGTCGTCGGTGACGTACTGATCGAACGTCGTGCGTCGCCACAATCCGCGAACGTGGGTGCTGTCGCGCCAGAAGTTGTAGAGGAACTCACCTCGACGGCGGACGTAGGGAATTCGCGCGTCGGTATCGAGGATCTCGCGCACGTCGCTCTGCAGTCGATCGAAGCGCTCGTTGTCGGTGAGCTGCCCCTCGGTCACGGCATTGTGCTGACGGACCCAATCGAGTGCAGACTCACCGGTCACGTCTTCGAGCCAGAGGTAGGGGTCGTCGCCGGTGGTGGGCTGCTGATCGGAAGTCATACGTCCATTCTTACTGCTCGCTCCCGACAGCACTCGACCCCGCTCCCGAAACACTGGAGCGGGGTCGAGTGAGAACGAATCGGGTCAGACGCCCAGGGAGTGAGCGAGCATCGGCCAGGAGTTGTGGAGATCGTCCTGCCAGTAGCCCCACGAGTGGGTGCCGGTCGGCTTGAAGTCGAAGGTGGCCGGGATCTTCAGATCGCTCAGGCGGTAGGCGAGGTTGTGGGTGCAGTAGTTGACCGCTGCCTCGATGACGCCGCCGACGATCGCCTGGTTGGCGAGCGCACCGACCTGACCGTTGATCGCGGGATTGGCGAGAGTGTCGTGTGGGCCGGGGAGTCCGGAGCCGGTGGAGACGTAGAGTTCGGTGCCGCGGAGCTTCTCGGCGTTGAGGACCGGATCGTTGTCCTTCCAGCCCTGACCGTCGAGCGGGCCCCACATGTTGGTGATGTCAGCTCCGCCGCGGGTACCTGTGACAAGTTCGATCGCACTCTGACCGACGGGGGTGCTGGTCTCAGCGCATCCGCTGTACGCCCCGACGCCCTTGTAGAGGCCGGGAGCCGCGATGGCGAGGTTGAGGACCGAGGTCGCGGTCATGGAGATCGCGGAGATCGACTGGACCTTGTTGGTGTTGAACTCGGCGTCGATGACGGGCGGGAGTTCCTTGGTGAGGAACGTCTGCCACTTCTGGCGACCGAGAACCGGATCGTCGTTCACCCAGTCGGTGTAATAGCTGAACGCGCCTTCGAGTGGAGTGACGACGTTGACGTTCTTGTCCTGGAAGAAGTTCATGACGTCGGTCTTGCGTTGCCAGGTCGCCGAGTCTTCGCCGCCGCCTGCACCGTTGAGCAGGTAGAGCGTCGGGCGGGGTTCGCTGCCATCTGCGGGGAGGATGACCTCGAGCGGGATGTTGCGATCCATCGCCGGGGAGAAGACCGAGATGGTGACCTTGCGGTCGCCGGTCTTGGTGTTGCTCACGACGTGCGATCCGGACGTGTCACCGCCCGCAGAAGCTGTCGCCGGACTGATCAGCATCGGCAGCACCGTGGCCACTGCGAGAGCTGCGATCACACTGCCACGCTTGAAAATTCGAGCACGCATACGTTCGGATCCTCCACCTGAATGTCTTCGGATCCGGAACGGATCGAAGTGCCTGTGAGCCCTTACTGGAACAGGTTCACTTTTTGTTATGTGTCAGTAAAGCAGAGCGGGCGCAGAAAGTGACGCGATTCGATTGCCTGACAATTGAATTGGCCCCGGAATTAACCCCCGAATTAACCCCCGAATCGGCCCAGACAAGCACTCGACCCCGCTCCCGGAAGTGCAGGGAGCGGGGTCGAGTCGGAACGATTTCGGTCAGATGCCCATCGAACGAGCGAGCATCGGCCAGGAGTTGTGGAGATCGTCCTGCCAGTAGCCCCACGAGTGGGTGCCGGTCGGCTTGAAGTCGAAGGTGGCCGGGATCTTCAGATCGCTCAGGCGGTAGGCGAGGTTGTGGGTGCAGTAGTTGACTGCTGCCTCGATGACGCCGCCGACGATCACCTGGTTGGCGAGTGTGCCGACCTGTCCGTTGATCGCCTCGTTGTTCAGGGTGTCGTGCGGGCCGGGGAGTCCGGAGCCGGTGGAGATGAAGAGCTCGGTGCCGCGGAGCTTCTCGGCGTTGACGACGGGGTCGTTGTCGATCCAGCCCTGGCCGTCGAGGGGGCCCCACATGTTGGTCACGTCAGCGTCGCCGCGCATGCCCACAACCAGTTCGATGGAGGACTGGCCGACCGGTGTGCTGGTTTCGGCGCATCCGCTGTATGCACCGACGCCCTTGTAGAGGCCCGGAGCTGCGATGGCGAGGTTGAGGACCGAGGTCGCGGTCATCGAGATCGCGGAGATCGACTGGACGCCGTTGGTGTTGAACTCGGCGTCGATGACGGGCGGGAGTTCCTGGGTCAGGAACGTCTGCCACTTCTGACGGCCGAGGGACGGGTCGTCGTTCACCCAGTCGGTGTAGTAGCTGAATGCACCTTCGAGCGGGGTGACGACGTTGACGTTCTTGTCAGCGAAGAACTCGTTGACGTCGGTCTGACGCTGCCACGTCGCCCGGTCTTCGCCGCCGCCTGCACCGTTGAGCAGGTAGAGGGTCGGGCGGGGTTCGCTGCCGTCTGCCGGGAGGATGACCTCGAGCGGAATATCGCGTTCCATGGAAGGGGAGTACACCTTGATGGTGGCGATGCGCCCGTTGTCCGTGCGGCTCGAGAGCTTGGAACCCGTTGTGTTTGCCTTGGCAACAGTTGCCGTGGTGGTCGACGGATCTCCGCCTGCGGACGACACTGCAGGGCTGATCAGCATCGGCAGCACGGATACTGCGGCTACAGCGGCGACCAGACGGCCACGCTTGAAAGTGCGAGCACGCATACGTTCAGAAACCTCCACCTAAAATTCCTTCGAATCCGCCCAGGAGTGAACGGTCCTTTGTTGCTGTTCCCGTACGGGAATTCATGCTGGGTACATGCTCTGTCGATAGGTACAGGGCGTGTGAGTCTTGTAAGTTCTACCGCATCGGTGCGTTATCCGCCAGTGAACCAGAGATTTGCTGAACGTACGACCAGTTTCAGGTGAATTTCCCTGATCATCGACGGGATTAGTGAGTGAACCGGACATATCCACTATGGGAACAACATTGTTGCCTACCTCTGCAGTCGAACGCGTCTGTCGAAGATCTTCTCCGATATCAGCGCCCAGCGGGGAGTTACGTTTCGGTGAACGTCGGTTACTCGCCGCAGACTCGCGCGGACTCGACGGCAATCGCCAAGAGTTTCGCGTGGCAGGCGCGGGTCGAGTTCCCGGAGATCACCCCTGTCTTCACCGTCGACGGCGTCGTCGAGATTCAGGAGTCCGGCGGAATCGCCCTGGCCTTCGACCTGGAGGACTCGAATCCGCTGGAGGGAGACCTGGCCAACGTCTCGTACTTCTACGACCTCGGAGTCCGCTCGATGTTGCCGACGTATAACTACATGAACGCTGCCGGCTGCGGCTGCTTGGACCTGGCGGACACGGGGTTGAGTGGATACGGCCGTGACCTGGTTGCCGAGATGAATCGCGTCGGAATGACGGTCGACGGCTCACATTGTTCTGTACAGACGGGGTTGGACATCTCAGCTATCACCCAGCGAGCAATGATCTACAGCCACTCGAACCTCCGAAGGTTGTGGGAGCATCCGCGCAACATCACCGACGATCAGGCCAGAGCGTGTGCGGAGACCGGCGGCGTCGTCGGGATCAACGGCGTGGGCATATTCCTCGGCGTCAACGGACCGGATGACGACCAGGCTCGGCTGTCCGCGATGGCCGACCACATCGAAGAGGCTGTGGGACTCGTCGGCATCGATCATGTCGGGATCGGCTCCGACTTCTCATTCGACGCCGACGACTTCCGCGAAGAGATCGAGCAGAACCCGTCGTCGTTCTCCGAGGCGTACACCGCGTGGGGGCCACTGCAGTGGACTCCTCCGGAGGAGGTGCTGACACTTGATCAGGTATTGCGTGAGCGGGGCTTCGACGAGCCGTCGATCGAGGCCGTGTACGGCGGAAATTTCGCCCGAGTTGCCCGAGAAGTGTGGGCTACCGACGGGTAATACGACCATCTGGGGACAGCGAAACGATGCAGGACTACCCTGGTGAATCGTGACCTCACACTATGACGTCGTTGTCCTCGGAGCCGGCCCCGGTGGGTACGTCGCTGCTATCCGCGCGGCACAACTGGGCCTGAGCACCGCCATCATCGAGCAGAAGTACTGGGGCGGTGTATGCCTGAATGTCGGCTGCATTCCGTCCAAGGCGCTTCTCCGTAACGCCGAACTCGCGCACATCTTCACGAAAGAAGCGAAGACGTTCGGCATGTCCGGAGACGTGTCCTTCGATTTCGGCTCCGCTTTCGATCGCAGCCGCAAGGTCGCGGACGGGCGAGTCAAGGGCATTCACTTCTTGATGAAGAAGAACAAGATCCCGGAGTACGACGGCAAGGGCACGTTCGTCGACGCCAACACCATCAGCGTGGAGCTGAGCAAGGGTGGCACCGAGACGATCACGTTCGACAACGCGATCATCGCGACGGGTTCGTACACCAAGCTGCTGCCCGGCACCTCGCTGAGCGAGAACGTCGTGACCTACGAAGAGCAGATCCTCACCCGTGACCTTCCGGGTTCGATCCTGATCGTCGGTGCCGGCGCGATCGGCATGGAGTTCGGTTACGTCCTCAAGAACTACGGCGTCGACGTCACGATCGTCGAGTTCCTCGATCGGGCACTGCCCAACGAGGACGCCGACGTCTCGAAGGAAATCGCCAAGCAGTACAAGAAGCTCGGCGTCACCATCAAGACCGGTGCCGCTGTGCAGTCCATCAGCGACGACGGCAGCAAGGTCACCGTCTCGATCAAGGACAACAAGTCCGGCGAGATCGAGACCGTGGTCGTCGACAAGGTTCTGCAGTCCGTCGGCTTCGCACCGCGTGTGGAGGGCTTCGGTCTCGAGAACACCGGTGTCGCGTTGACCGATCGCGGCGCCATCGCGATCGACGACTACATGCGCACCAACGTCCCGCACATCTTCGCCATCGGTGACGTCACCGCCAAGCTGCAGCTCGCGCACGTCGCAGAAGCTCAGGCTGTCGTCGCTGCCGAGACCATCGGCGGCGCGGAGACGCAGACACTCGGTGACTACCGGATGATGCCGCGTGCGACGTTCTGCCAGCCGCAGGTCGCCTCGTTCGGTTTGACCGAGGAGCAGGCCAAGGCCGAGGGCTACGACGTCAAGGTCGCGAACTTCCCGTTCGCTGCCAACGGCAAGGCACACGGTCTCGGTGACCCGACCGGTTTCGTCAAGCTGATCGCCGACAAGAAGTACGGCGAACTGCTCGGCGGGCACCTCATCGGACCGGACGTTTCGGAACTGCTGCCCGAGCTGACCTTGGCCCAGAAGTGGGACCTCACGGTCAACGAGTTGGCACGCAACGTCCACACCCACCCCACGCTCAGTGAGGCACTGCAGGAAGCGATCCACGGCCTCGCCGGCCACATGATCAACTTCTGACGGCAGGGCCTTCGGCCCCGTGCGCCTTTTCGGTAGTTCGCACTACCGGAAAGGCACACGGGGTTTTTCGTCTTTTGTGTCGAGTTGTGTTGCGAAACCGCCATCTGAGGCCTTCGAGTCGGGGTGTAGGCGCGCAACGCATTAGCGTCCCGAGTCGACCATTCGGCTTTCGAAGGACCACTCATGAAAACTCGTTCCGTACTGCTCGCGGCTTGCGTCGCGCTGACGCTCTCCGCCTGTGGAACCTCAGGTGACTCCGGATCGGACGCCGAAGCTTCGGGTGCCGCCGAGGCGGGGGCGTTCCCCGTGACCGTCGACCACGCCTATGGTTCGACGACGATCGACGCGGAGCCTATGCGCATCGTGACCATCGGATGGAGTGGCCAGGATGCGGTGATCGCACTGAACAAGGTTCCGGTCGCCATGGAGAGCTTCTCCGGCGCCGGCATCGAGAACAACATCCTGCCCTGGGACGCTTCGCGTCTGAACGGTGCCAAGCCTGTTCTCATGACGACCAATCCCGATATCCCGTTCGAGCAGATCCTCGGGCTCGATCCCGACGTGATCCTCGCCGTCTACTCCGGCATCGACGAGGGCGAGTACAAGCGTCTCAGTGACATCGCGCCGACCGTCGCGTTCCCCGACCAGCCGTGGGATACGGCGTGGGACAAGCAGATGAGCATGATCGGTGCAGCGCTCGGACAGCCGGAGCAGGCCCAGACGCTGATCGACGAGACCGGGGCGTACTTCGAGAAGCAGGCCGCTGATCACCCACAGTTCCAGGGCAAAACCGCAACGTATGCAATGCGCACCGACGAGGGCCTGATCGTCTTCTGCGGCACCGACCCGCGGATCCGTCTTCTCGGCCAGCTCGGGGTGAAGACCTCGCCCGGTGTCGACGCAGTGTGCACTTCCGGCGACAGTTCGGTGTCCGTGGGCATGGAATCCATCGACACACTCGACGCCGACGTCTTCATTCTCGTCGACGCCGACGGCACCAACCTGGACAAGCTGATGTCCTTCGGTCCGTTCGCGAACATGACCTCGGTGTCGAACGGCCGTCTGGTTCGTCTGGTCGGAATGGACTACGCGATGGCTACGTCCGCTCCGACGGTGCTGAGCGTTCCCTACGCATTCGACGAGTTCATCGCTCAGCTTTTGGACAAGTTGAGCTGATTCCGAGCGTCGTACGACGCTTGTGACGCAACGATTTTCGGAACCTGCGACTCGAGTAGTTCGATCAGGGCCGTGATCTTTGCGGCGACGTCGGCGCCGAGTTCGGTCAGGCTGTATTCCACTTTGGGCGGGATGGTTTCGAGTACCTCACGGTGCACGAGGCCATCCCGCTCGAGTGTTTGCAGGGTCTGCGAGAGCATGCGCTCGCTGACTCCGTCGACGCGTCGGCGAAGGGCACTGAACCGGTACGGGCCCTCGTTCAATGCCGCCAGCGCGAGTGCTCCCCAGCGTCCGGTTGCATTCTGCAATGCCGCCCGAGAGTTGCACCCGCGAGCGAAGACGTCAGCCTCGAGCGTTGGGTCCACGACGTCGGCATTCGGATCAGGGGTCTGGGCAGCACGTGAAGGTGAGTCGGTGCTGGTCATGAACCCAGGCTACTACTGCACGATCCCATAGCGCTAACTCGACGTGTTGCACTTACGAAAAATAAGTGCATGATGGTTGCAGAACGCATTTACGCTTCAACCTGGATCGGGAGTTCGCATGAGCATTGCAGTCACCGGCGCAACCGGAAACCTCGGACAACTGGTAGTCGAGTCGTTGATCGAGCGGGGAACCGCCGCGTCCGACATCGTCGCAGTGGTCCGCAATCCACAGAAGGCGGAAAGCCTCGCCGCCCGCGGAGTAGTTGTACGCCAAGCGGACTACGCCGATGCCTCGGCGTTGGAAACCGCACTGGCGGGCGTCGACAAGCTGGTTCTGATCTCGGGAAGTGAAGTGGGGTCACGGCTCGCGCAACACACCAACATCATCGACGCGGCGAAGGCTGCCGGCGTCGGATTCATCGCCTACACGAGCATCTTGAATGCTCAGGACACGCCGATGAAGCTTGCTGCCGAGCACAAGGCGACCGAGGACGTGCTCACTCGGAGCGGTATTCCGTTCGCGCTGTTGCGCAACGGTTGGTACTGGGAGAACTTCACCAACGACCTGGCCGGTGTGATCGAACGCGGCGCACTGGTCGGTGCGGGAGCGGAAGGCAAGATCGCGGCTGCGGCGCGTGCGGATTACGCCGACGCCGCAGCAGTAGTCGCGACCACCGATGGCCACGAAGGCGCAGTGTACGAGTTGGGCGGTGACGAGAGGCTCACCTACGCCGAATTGGCCGCAAAGATCAGCGAATTCGCGGGCAAGCCCGTCGCGTACCAGTTCGTGGACGAGCAGGCATACGAAGGCATTCTCGAGAGCGTCGGACTGCCTGCACCGGTTGCGCAGATCCTCGCCGATTCCGATGCTGCAATTGCCAAGGGGGCGTTGGACACCGAGTCGGGTGACCTGCAGAAGTTGATCGGCCGCAGCAGCACTCCGGTGGCTGAGGTGTTGAGGAAGGCCTGACCTGCTGTGCGCCTTTATTAACCGCGGGCGGTTAATAAAGGCGCACAGGGGTTACCCCATGTGGACTGCACCCTCGGCGGGCAGATCACCCTTCTTGGCGCGGACCAGAACCAGCACTACCGGTGCGATGATCGCCAACAGGACTGCCGCCCAACCGAATGCGGCCGAGTATCCGGATACCTCGGCGCCGAAGAAGTAGTCCGTCATCGAGGCGACGAAGTCCTGCACCGGCTGGGGGAGTAGCGCCAATTGGTCACCAGTCGGGATGGTCGCGTTCGACATGTCGACAGGAATGCCTTCCGGCGGGATCGGCGCCGCGTTGTCGGCGGTGAAGGCCGACTTGGCCGAAGCGTAGATCGTGGTGAACAGTGCGGTTCCGAGTGCGCCGCCGATCTGCAGGGTGGCGTTGACCAGGGCACTGGCAGCGCCGGCGTCGTGGTCGGGGACACCGATCAGTGCGAGGTTCTGCATCGGCACCATCAGCAGACCCAGTCCGAAGCCGAAGATCGCGAGGCCGGGGAACACGTGCGTCCAGTAGGAGCTGTGTACCTCGATCTGGGTCAGCATGAGCAGTCCTACTGCTGCCACCAGCGGGCCGGCGACCATGAGCGGCTTGGGGCCGATCTTGGTGGACAACTGCGCTGCGATGGTCGACGCCAAGACGATGAAGAACGCCATCGGCAGCGATCCGACGCCGGCCATGACCGGGCTGAATCCGAGCACGATCTGCAGGTAGAACGTCAGGTACAACGTGCCGCCGAGCAGGGCGGCGCCCACCAGCATGGAGCCGATCAGAGCAGCGCCGCGATCACGATGCCACGGAACGCTCAGCGGTAGAAGCGGATTCTTGCTGCGGCTCTCGACGACCACGAAGATGGCGAGGAAGACCAGGCCCAGTGCGATGAACAGCAAAGTGTCCGCCTGACCCCAGCCGTGCTCGGCGCGTGTGAATCCGTAGACCAGTGAGCCGAGCCCCAGGGCGATGAGGACAGCGCCGGGAAGGTCGTAGCTCGTGTCGCCGTGCGCTTTGGTTTCCTTGACGATCGGGACGGCTGCAGCGATGGCTATCAGCGCGATCGGGATGTTGACGAGCAGGCACCAACGCCAGTCGACGTACTGCGTCAGCACTCCACCGAGGAGCAGGCCGATGGCAGCGCCACCGCCGGAGATCGCGCCGTAGACGGCAAAAGCCTTGGCGCGCTCCTTCTCTCCGATGAAGGTGGTGGTGAGCATCGACAGCGCAGCGGGCGCGAGCAGTGCTGCGAAGACGCCCTGGCCGGCGCGAGCGATGAACAGTTCGATACCGCTCTGCGCGATGCCGCCGATGCCGGAGGCAACCGCGAAGCCCGCCATGCCGACGATGAAGGATCGCTTTCGGCCCCAGTAGTCCGCGATACGTCCGCCGAGGAGCAGCAGCGCACCGAACGCCAAGGCGTACGACGTGACCACCCACGCGCGGTCAAGGTCGCTTATGCCCAGTTCCTCCTGGGCTGCCGGTAGGGCGATGGAGACGATGGTGCCGTCGAGCACCACCATGAGTTGAGCGAACGCGACGATGCAGAGCACCAGCCAGCGACGTTGATGATTCGGATTCTCGGAGACAGCCGGGATCGGTGGCAGAGTGCCGCCGTCGA encodes:
- a CDS encoding MFS transporter; this translates as MTTTSHVDGGTLPPIPAVSENPNHQRRWLVLCIVAFAQLMVVLDGTIVSIALPAAQEELGISDLDRAWVVTSYALAFGALLLLGGRIADYWGRKRSFIVGMAGFAVASGIGGIAQSGIELFIARAGQGVFAALLAPAALSMLTTTFIGEKERAKAFAVYGAISGGGAAIGLLLGGVLTQYVDWRWCLLVNIPIALIAIAAAVPIVKETKAHGDTSYDLPGAVLIALGLGSLVYGFTRAEHGWGQADTLLFIALGLVFLAIFVVVESRSKNPLLPLSVPWHRDRGAALIGSMLVGAALLGGTLYLTFYLQIVLGFSPVMAGVGSLPMAFFIVLASTIAAQLSTKIGPKPLMVAGPLVAAVGLLMLTQIEVHSSYWTHVFPGLAIFGFGLGLLMVPMQNLALIGVPDHDAGAASALVNATLQIGGALGTALFTTIYASAKSAFTADNAAPIPPEGIPVDMSNATIPTGDQLALLPQPVQDFVASMTDYFFGAEVSGYSAAFGWAAVLLAIIAPVVLVLVRAKKGDLPAEGAVHMG